Part of the Luteitalea sp. genome, TCGCGACCACTGTGAAGGACGAGCGCGTATACCTCGTCACATTCGCGACGCAATAATCGACATCGAAGGGTACACATCGGCAGGCCGCGACACGTTCATGGCGGAGCGAATGCGTCAGGATGCCGTCATTCGGAAGCTCGAAATCATTGGCGAAGCCGTCAAGCAACTCTCCGCTACTACGAGGGAGCGTCGTCCGGAAATACTGTGGAAGCAGATCGCCGGAATGCGCGATCGTCTGACGCACGATTACTTCGGTGTGGATCTCACACTGGTCTGGTGAGTCGTTGAGCGTGATCTGCCTACGCTGAAGCCAGCCGTGACGGCCCTACTTGAAAGGCCTCCCATGCGGTGATTGGCACCGGCCAGCTATTCGAATATCGAGAGCGTTGCGAGTAGACATGGGCTGATGCGGATTCCTCGGCTATCGCATATACGGCGCGACGTTTGTTGCGATGACTCTAAACTCCTCTGCGGAAAGCGGCAGCTTGCTGAATGCTGCCCATGCGTCTCGGGGTCGAAGGAGATCGGCAGTACCGTCGGACCCGTACAGGAGGCGCTCGAGGCCGAGTTGGCGGAGGCGCGCGGCGATCTCGTGTGCCTTACCCATCCAGTCTCCGAGGCCGGCAACACCCGAGACATCAAAGAACAGGTTCTTCGTCCTCACGTCTGCTGCGGCGATGGCGTCGACGAACACCTCAAGCGCCTCATCAACTTGAGGGTCGTCGTATCCGCCCGCTCCTGCGAGGTGGCCGACCTGCACCGGCATGTCCGGCGCAGCTTCAAACAGTTCCAGAAAGGCTGCTGCCTGTGCTTTTCCGTATGGTCTCTTCAGGCTCACCGTCGAGCGCATGTGAACCACAATCGCCATCCGATGCTGATTCGCTGTGCGAAAAACGGTCTCGAGCTGCCTGCGATGCCGCGCATCGAGCAGGTTGACGTCGGAGTTGCCGAAATGCAGTGTGATGCCAAACCGAAGCGACGGGTCGGCGGAGCAGCGTTTGATTTCCGCGACAGCGTAGGGCTTCAACGGATTGACTCCACATAAGCCGCGGAGGCGATCCGGATGACGGGCCACCTGGACGCTCGTCCAATCGTTCTCAGCTTTCACCTTCGCGTATTCATCTTCAACTGCTGGCCGGTTGGGATTCCCGTACTGGTACGCAATCGACAGTACCACCGCCCGACGGATTCCGGCCTCGTCAAGGAACCCGATGAGATCGTCCGCGTTCACCGGCTTCACGGTCGGCGACAGTACTCGTGTCGCGGGGCTGAAGAGATGTTGGTGATGATCGACGGTTGGCGCTGGAACCTCTTGAACCCATGCGATCCCGGCGATGGCAAGAAGGATGGCAAACAACGAGCGTAACATGGGATGGCAGCCTATCATCGATGAATGGAAGAGTTCGGCACGCGCACCCTGACGGCATTCGAGAGCGCACGTGGCAGCCGCAACGTGAGGCTGCGATTGCAGCGCAACCGTCGCTGGGAAGCGCTACCAGAACCGGCAGCCGGTGCAATCCGGTGCACGGCGCGGCGCCGAGCGTGCTGGCTCAGCCAAATCTGTAGGCGCTCGGTTCGTGTGGCCCTGCGCTGGGTGCCTCCGCTCCTAGTCGTCGTCGGCGTCGACCTTGGGGAACCGGAACAGGCCGTAGGGCGTGGGCAAGGCCCGGCGCACGGGAGCCGGGTAGGGGACATCAACACCCTTGATGCTGTGCCACAGGATGCGGTTGAGCGCGTCTTCGTCGATGCGATCGTACTCGCTGAAGTCCATGCGCGCCGAGGCGACCGCGCCGTACCCCTGCGGTGGGTTCTTCGTCATCAAATCGATTCTGGCCGGGAGAGCAGTGAAGCCCGAAAGATCCGGCTTGGCCATGAAGCTGCCGACCATGGGCGGTGCGGCCGCATCGTGCTGTGTCATTGGCGGAAGACCGAGCAGCAGCTCGACGGTACGCAGCATGCTGACCGTCGAGTACATCGTGCTGTCGATCACCTTCCGCTTGACGTACGGACTGATGACCAGACCGGCCGTGCGGTGCGAGTCCACATGGTCCGGCCCATTCTGGGCATCGTCTTCGATGATGAAGATGGCGAAGGACGACCAGACGCGGCTCTTCGTGATCGCCTCCACGATCTTGCCGACCGCCACGTCGTTCGAGGCGACCGCCGCCTTGGGCGTGTACGCGCCTGGCCTGGTGCCGCTCGTGTGGTTCTCGCCGAGCGACATGAACATGAAGTTCGGCACCGCGCCCTCACGGTCCATCTCCTGGAACTCTTCGATGAAGCGGTCCGCGCGCTCGTAGTCGCGGGCGCGGCGCAACTCTGGGTCGGCGGGGGGACGATCGAAGCGCTCGCTGCGCACCTCGGCGACACCGCGGCGGTCTCCCATCCCGAACGTCATGACCTTCAGCCCGTGCTCGCGTGCGAGCTCCCAGATGTAAGGTGTCGACTGCTCCTGAATGCCTCCGCTCGTGTCGAGGCTTCCGTGGCGTGAGTAGCTGAGCGTCCAGGCACGCTGCGTGAACTCCGTGGCGTACGCCGACGTCGTCCACGGCTGACCGTCCTGTGAGACCTCGCCGCTGCAATACAGGTTGTCGAGCAGGACGAACTGTTCCGCCAGCGCATGCTGATTCGGCGTGACGTCGCCGCCGAAGAGCGTGAGGCTCGGGTCGCCGTTCCCCTGCGGCAGGTCGCCGAACACCTGATCGTACGTGCGGTTCTCCTTCATGATGAAGAGCACGTGCTCGATCGGCGACGGATCACCCACCTTCGTCGGAATCACGGACTCGGCGCTCGCACCCGACGTCTTGAGCAGTGCGTCCCGGTACAGCGCGTTGTCGTACACCTGCTTCGTCATAGTGGCGAGCCGCCGCTTGTCGGGCGTGTCGATGAACGAGAGCAGGCCGTTGAGCTGATTGCCGTGGTGCTGGAAGCTGACCGCGGGCGCGTGCGTGTCGATTGGCCGCTTGACGCGATTGGGTCCGGTGCCGGTGCCCTTGCCGCTGCCGACGATGACACGTCTGCCATCGCCTGTAGTGGTCACGAAAGTGGGATACCAGCCGGTGGGGATGAAGCCAAGCGGCGTGCTCTTGCCGCGCTCCTCGACCTCGATGACGGCGACCGAGTTGTTGTCGGCATTGGCGACATACAGCATCTCCCCATCAGGCGACAAGGCCAGCGAGTTCGGCGTGCTACCGGCGGGAGCCTTGGGTCCGAGCGCCGTGTTGATGACCTCCAGGCGCTGGCCGGTCTTCAGATCGAACGAAATCACGTTGTTGGTGTTGCCGCACGAGACGAACAGGCGTCCATCGTCGGTGACGACGAGGTCATTCGGATGCGGATCGGTCGCGAGCGTCGCGGTGACGGCCGGCCGGCTTGGATCGCTGACGTCGACGACCGCCACGTTCGCGCTGCCGAGGTTCGCGACGTACAGCGTCTTGCCGTCTTTCGAGAGCCGCGCCGACATGGGATGGTCTCCCACTCGCAGGCGAGCGACCGCGCGGCCGCCGTACGTTTCCAGGATATAGAGGTGCTCGTCGGAGTTGTTGAGCGCGTACAGCAGCTTGCCGTCGGCCGACACGGTGAGAGAGGAGACCGCGGTCTTGTCCTTCGACGCGCCATGGAGCGTGTAGCCCGAGCGCCCTGCCTTCCAGCCCTCGTTGTCCCAGCGATCGAAATACAAGATGTCGCCGAAGGGATAACCGGCACCGCTCGAGACGAAGATCCGCTTGCCGTCGGGACTGAAGGTGAGTCCGCTCCAGGCCATCTCCAGCGGGAACGTGACGATCTCCTTCTCCGTGGCGAGGCCAACGATGTGCAGCGCGTGGCCGGTGTAGCCCGTGTTCGTGAACGCGAACAGAGCGCCGTCAGGGCTCACCTGCCCGGAGAGGATCATGTCGCCCGAGCGCATCTGCCGGCCCGCGGGCGTCGTCTTCCATCCGCTCGGGAGCAGCGCGTTCGGACCGTTCTGTCCGGGTACCGCGATCTCGTGGCCCGAGGCGGGGTGCTTCATGCGGAAGTTGTCGACGGCTCTCCAGACGCCGCCGGCGAGCAGAACGAACACGAGCGCGATGCCCAAGCGTTTCATCCGGGACCTCCTGTTGTGTTGAATCCGAGCACAAGCGCGATGGCCTGAATTCTCTTGCTCACCCGAGTGGCGGGCACAATAGTGGGCTAGTACAACACGCTCAGACAAGCGTAGGCGCTCACTCCCGGGGAATCCACGCCCGACCCATGCACCCGGTAACTTCGATCAAACAGGTTGCTTACGGACAGTTTGAGGGAAAGGTTCCTTGCGAGCGTCACGCCGGCTCCGACGCTTGCCGACAGAAAGGCCGGCGTGCGCGTGTAAAGCGGAACGCGCGTGGCGTCGTCGACGACCGTGACGCCGTTCACGGTCGACCCGAGGGGGAGCACGCGGTCCTGAATCTGCGCCACGGTCTCCTGCGTCGGCGCAAAGACGTCGTCAGCCGTGCCATAGTGCCCGTCGCCGCCCGGAATCAGATAGGGACGGATCAATCCGCCTTGGAAGAAGTCTGAGATGTCGCTTCTTCGGCGTGCCGCGCCGATACGCTCGTCTGTGAGGTCGCCGCCGCTGAAGTTCTCCTGGGCTCCCGAAACATACGCAGTGACGCCCACCCATGAAAAGCGTCCGCCCGGTTGATAGCGAATCGACAGAAAACCCTGCTGCGGCGGAAGCCTACGAACCGGACGAGTCGGATTCAGATCGTGACCCATGAGGTACGAGTAGTTGCCTTCGGCCAGCCATCGCGTCGAGAACCGATAGCTGACAAGCGCGTCAACGCCGTAGTAGCGGGCCGCCCCGTCGTTGACGAACGCCTTCACGGCTCTCGGGTCGAAGGCGCTCGCCACGCCAACGACGCCCTGCGCCTGCTGCTCCGCGGTCGGCGTGATCGGCGTAACCGGCAGCCCAGCCAGTGTCGCTGGGGGACTATCCAACGGAAACAGAATCGAGCGCCTGACGATCGGATCCTTCAACTCGGCGTCGAAGACGTTCGCGCGAGCGTACAAGCGATCCCAGCGCAGCGTGACGCCCATTTCATAGTTGAACAGGCGCTCCGCCTCGAGCGGCTGCACCCGTACGCCGCTGGACACGGCGTCCTCGCCGTCGCTGGAGCCGATGTAGCTCCCCGCGTCCAGCGCGGCAGACGCAGGCACCTCGTATCCGAGATCGTTCAGGCCGAGCGCTCCGAGGTCGTTCAGGTTGGGCGCTCGAAATCCACGGCCCACGAGCCCATTCACGGTGAGCAGCGTCGTGGCCTGCCAGCTCAGCCCGGCGTTGTAGGTCCAATCCTGATAGCTTTGCGACGAATCGACGACTCCGAGGCTCTCGCCAGCCGCACTCACGTTCTGCGCCGCGAAGGTGTCGGCGTCGACGCGCGTGAAGCGTCCGCCGAGGTTGAGCTTCAGCGCGCCTCGATCCGAGCCCCGCACGAGATCGACGACGTCCTGCACGAAGACGCCTGTCGTCCGATACCTCGATCCGTTCGGATAGCGCGCGCGCTTCTGATCGACGGCGCCGGTCGTGGGGTCTGTCTCGTTCCGAACGGCGTCGACCCGTTCGTCATAACCCTCTCCGCCAAAGACGAGGGTCTGCCGCCGGCCAATATGAGCGCCCGCCTGCACGGCGTACCCGAACGCATCGACGCCCACGTCGTCTTGGACGATCGTATCGGTCGATCGCAGCCCCTGCCGGATCGACCCGTCGCGCTGTGAATTGATGGAAAAGGTCCCGCTCAGCCAGTCGAGCTTTCCGACACCGAGTTTTTCGTAGCGTGTGTAGAAGAAGTCGAGGCCTTGCGGCTGGAAGTCCGAACGCAGGCGACCGAGGCCGCCCCACACGTCCTTGTAGCCGCGCACATCGTCCATGTCGCTGTGCTGGTACCAGAATGTGAGGTTCTGCTGGTGTGCCAGGTGGCCGGTCGCCTTCGCGTAGAAGCCGGATTGCGTGAAACCGGTGCCCTTCTGGCGCGCACCGGTGACGCCTTCAATCTGGTCGTCCGAGAGTCCGAAGAGCCGTCGAAGCACGTGATGGGAATCCCGACCCTGGCCGCCTCGCAGGTCATCCAACCTCCGTCCCGATCCGCCGACGCTCGTCGTGAAGGACTTGCCCGCGATGGAGACGAAGGCATCCGCACCTGCGGATTGGTCAGCGCTCGCGGCGAAGAGGTTCGCGGTGCCCTTCGGGCGTCGCCGCCCGCCGCTCGCGTACAGCGGTGACGGCGTCAGCACCTGTATCGCGCCGCCGAGCGCGTCGCTCCCGAACTGAGAGCTGGCGGGCCCCAGCATGACCTCGACCCGCTGCGCCTGGGAAGGATCGACGAACGCGAGGTACTGATTCGGACCGGACCGAAACGTCGAGTTGTTGAA contains:
- a CDS encoding beta-propeller fold lactonase family protein, with the translated sequence MKRLGIALVFVLLAGGVWRAVDNFRMKHPASGHEIAVPGQNGPNALLPSGWKTTPAGRQMRSGDMILSGQVSPDGALFAFTNTGYTGHALHIVGLATEKEIVTFPLEMAWSGLTFSPDGKRIFVSSGAGYPFGDILYFDRWDNEGWKAGRSGYTLHGASKDKTAVSSLTVSADGKLLYALNNSDEHLYILETYGGRAVARLRVGDHPMSARLSKDGKTLYVANLGSANVAVVDVSDPSRPAVTATLATDPHPNDLVVTDDGRLFVSCGNTNNVISFDLKTGQRLEVINTALGPKAPAGSTPNSLALSPDGEMLYVANADNNSVAVIEVEERGKSTPLGFIPTGWYPTFVTTTGDGRRVIVGSGKGTGTGPNRVKRPIDTHAPAVSFQHHGNQLNGLLSFIDTPDKRRLATMTKQVYDNALYRDALLKTSGASAESVIPTKVGDPSPIEHVLFIMKENRTYDQVFGDLPQGNGDPSLTLFGGDVTPNQHALAEQFVLLDNLYCSGEVSQDGQPWTTSAYATEFTQRAWTLSYSRHGSLDTSGGIQEQSTPYIWELAREHGLKVMTFGMGDRRGVAEVRSERFDRPPADPELRRARDYERADRFIEEFQEMDREGAVPNFMFMSLGENHTSGTRPGAYTPKAAVASNDVAVGKIVEAITKSRVWSSFAIFIIEDDAQNGPDHVDSHRTAGLVISPYVKRKVIDSTMYSTVSMLRTVELLLGLPPMTQHDAAAPPMVGSFMAKPDLSGFTALPARIDLMTKNPPQGYGAVASARMDFSEYDRIDEDALNRILWHSIKGVDVPYPAPVRRALPTPYGLFRFPKVDADDD
- a CDS encoding amidohydrolase family protein, with the protein product MLRSLFAILLAIAGIAWVQEVPAPTVDHHQHLFSPATRVLSPTVKPVNADDLIGFLDEAGIRRAVVLSIAYQYGNPNRPAVEDEYAKVKAENDWTSVQVARHPDRLRGLCGVNPLKPYAVAEIKRCSADPSLRFGITLHFGNSDVNLLDARHRRQLETVFRTANQHRMAIVVHMRSTVSLKRPYGKAQAAAFLELFEAAPDMPVQVGHLAGAGGYDDPQVDEALEVFVDAIAAADVRTKNLFFDVSGVAGLGDWMGKAHEIAARLRQLGLERLLYGSDGTADLLRPRDAWAAFSKLPLSAEEFRVIATNVAPYMR
- a CDS encoding DUF86 domain-containing protein is translated as MRDAIIDIEGYTSAGRDTFMAERMRQDAVIRKLEIIGEAVKQLSATTRERRPEILWKQIAGMRDRLTHDYFGVDLTLVW
- a CDS encoding TonB-dependent receptor, encoding MFVFRYVSARLLSGAVAVLVGVLFSTAEIRAQTERRVVVVEESGGTIAGAQLLVRGASGVVLQQATTGSDGACTIAGLPEGRYWLEASARNFQVHRSTVELAASEAPPVRIVLTLAGLQSNVTVTAERGTVADIEETWPVVTVRGADDFHSRPLATIGNALEGGTGIMTQQSTYGQVSPFLRGLTGYQVLNLIDGVRFNNSTFRSGPNQYLAFVDPSQAQRVEVMLGPASSQFGSDALGGAIQVLTPSPLYASGGRRRPKGTANLFAASADQSAGADAFVSIAGKSFTTSVGGSGRRLDDLRGGQGRDSHHVLRRLFGLSDDQIEGVTGARQKGTGFTQSGFYAKATGHLAHQQNLTFWYQHSDMDDVRGYKDVWGGLGRLRSDFQPQGLDFFYTRYEKLGVGKLDWLSGTFSINSQRDGSIRQGLRSTDTIVQDDVGVDAFGYAVQAGAHIGRRQTLVFGGEGYDERVDAVRNETDPTTGAVDQKRARYPNGSRYRTTGVFVQDVVDLVRGSDRGALKLNLGGRFTRVDADTFAAQNVSAAGESLGVVDSSQSYQDWTYNAGLSWQATTLLTVNGLVGRGFRAPNLNDLGALGLNDLGYEVPASAALDAGSYIGSSDGEDAVSSGVRVQPLEAERLFNYEMGVTLRWDRLYARANVFDAELKDPIVRRSILFPLDSPPATLAGLPVTPITPTAEQQAQGVVGVASAFDPRAVKAFVNDGAARYYGVDALVSYRFSTRWLAEGNYSYLMGHDLNPTRPVRRLPPQQGFLSIRYQPGGRFSWVGVTAYVSGAQENFSGGDLTDERIGAARRRSDISDFFQGGLIRPYLIPGGDGHYGTADDVFAPTQETVAQIQDRVLPLGSTVNGVTVVDDATRVPLYTRTPAFLSASVGAGVTLARNLSLKLSVSNLFDRSYRVHGSGVDSPGVSAYACLSVLY